A region from the Marinobacter szutsaonensis genome encodes:
- a CDS encoding 3'-5' exonuclease, with the protein MLDYIKQWLERRRAGQIGEHDRENLPTPKSAGDQLLSDCRLIVLDLETTGLNAARDEVIAIGAVAISGGVIHLDDQFDLILRRPELDISETVLIHGIGPEALTQGHETEDALLYLLEWMNGDPVLAYHSAFDQKFLEKTLKAQLGYTQPHLWIDVADLLPAFFPDAKTGGKRLDNWADFFGLEVSERHHAAADALATAELTLVALNKARKEDVKTLKNLNDKLRYQRRLQNMHRF; encoded by the coding sequence ATGCTGGACTACATCAAACAATGGCTGGAGCGGCGCCGGGCTGGCCAGATCGGCGAGCACGACCGGGAAAACCTCCCGACCCCGAAAAGTGCCGGTGACCAACTGCTTTCCGACTGCCGGCTCATCGTACTCGACCTCGAAACCACCGGTCTTAACGCAGCCAGGGACGAGGTGATCGCCATTGGCGCGGTGGCCATCAGTGGTGGCGTGATCCACCTGGATGACCAGTTCGACCTGATTCTCAGGCGGCCCGAACTGGATATCAGCGAAACGGTCCTGATTCATGGCATCGGGCCGGAAGCCCTGACCCAGGGCCACGAAACCGAAGATGCCCTGCTGTACCTGCTCGAATGGATGAACGGGGATCCGGTGCTTGCCTACCACTCGGCGTTCGACCAGAAATTCCTGGAAAAAACGCTCAAGGCCCAGCTTGGCTATACCCAGCCACACCTGTGGATCGATGTGGCCGACCTGCTACCGGCATTTTTCCCGGACGCCAAAACCGGTGGCAAGCGCCTGGACAACTGGGCAGATTTCTTCGGGCTTGAGGTGAGCGAACGCCATCATGCGGCTGCCGATGCTCTGGCCACTGCCGAACTCACCCTGGTGGCGCTGAACAAAGCCCGGAAGGAAGATGTAAAAACCCTGAAAAATTTGAATGACAAACTCCGATATCAACGGAGATTGCAAAACATGCACCGTTTTTGA
- a CDS encoding DUF4212 domain-containing protein, whose protein sequence is MSGHSYDAENYWKANLRLIFGSLIVWALVSYGCAILLRPMLAGIPVGGTDLGFWFAQQGSILTFIALIFHYAWRMNKIDEKFGVHEE, encoded by the coding sequence ATGTCAGGTCATAGCTACGACGCTGAAAACTACTGGAAGGCGAACCTCCGCCTGATATTCGGGAGCCTGATTGTCTGGGCCCTGGTATCTTATGGCTGCGCCATCCTGCTTCGTCCGATGCTGGCGGGCATTCCCGTTGGCGGAACCGACCTGGGCTTCTGGTTCGCCCAGCAGGGCTCCATCCTTACCTTTATCGCTCTGATCTTCCACTACGCGTGGCGCATGAACAAGATCGACGAAAAATTCGGCGTACACGAGGAGTAA